The following are from one region of the Mesorhizobium sp. B2-8-5 genome:
- the plsX gene encoding phosphate acyltransferase PlsX translates to MIRISIDAMGGDHGPSVVIPALMTVAIRRPDIRFVIYGREDVVRPELAKFPKLAEISEFVHCEIAVRMDDKPSQALRHGRWKSSMWKAVEAVKNGGAQACISAGNTGALMAMSKFCLRTMATIDRPAIAALWPTTRGESVVLDVGATIGADAHQLIDFAILGTGMARSVFGIERPSVGLLNVGVEEIKGQEEVKEAGRMLREANMASMNYRGFVEGDDIGKGTVDVVVTEGFAGNIALKTAEGTARQIAGYLRAAMSRTFMAKIGYVFAKGAFDRLREKMDVGRSNGGVFLGLNGIVVKSHGGADSDGFAAAVELGYDMVRNNLLDRIEADLDLFHARNPTAQANRKSGVADAEE, encoded by the coding sequence GTGATCAGGATTTCCATCGATGCCATGGGCGGCGATCACGGACCGAGCGTGGTCATCCCGGCGCTGATGACGGTCGCCATCCGCCGCCCTGACATCCGCTTCGTCATCTATGGCCGCGAGGACGTGGTGCGTCCCGAACTCGCCAAGTTCCCGAAACTCGCCGAGATAAGCGAGTTCGTCCATTGCGAGATCGCGGTGCGCATGGACGACAAGCCGAGCCAGGCGCTGCGCCATGGCCGCTGGAAGTCGTCGATGTGGAAGGCCGTCGAAGCGGTCAAGAACGGCGGCGCGCAGGCCTGCATCTCGGCCGGTAACACCGGCGCGCTGATGGCGATGTCGAAATTCTGCCTGCGCACCATGGCCACCATCGACCGCCCGGCGATCGCGGCGCTCTGGCCGACGACGCGCGGCGAAAGCGTGGTGCTCGATGTCGGCGCCACCATCGGCGCGGATGCGCACCAGCTTATCGATTTCGCCATTCTGGGCACCGGTATGGCGCGCTCGGTGTTCGGCATCGAGCGGCCGAGCGTCGGCCTGCTCAATGTCGGCGTCGAGGAGATCAAGGGCCAGGAAGAAGTCAAGGAAGCCGGCCGCATGCTGCGCGAGGCCAACATGGCCTCGATGAATTATCGCGGCTTCGTCGAGGGCGACGATATCGGCAAGGGCACGGTCGACGTGGTGGTTACCGAGGGTTTTGCCGGCAACATCGCGCTCAAGACCGCCGAGGGCACCGCAAGGCAGATCGCCGGCTATCTGCGCGCCGCCATGAGCCGCACGTTCATGGCCAAGATCGGCTATGTCTTCGCCAAGGGCGCCTTCGACAGGCTGCGCGAGAAGATGGATGTCGGGCGCTCCAACGGCGGCGTCTTCCTGGGATTGAACGGCATCGTGGTGAAGAGCCATGGCGGCGCCGATTCGGACGGCTTCGCTGCCGCCGTCGAACTCGGCTACGACATGGTGCGCAACAATCTGCTTGACCGGATCGAGGCCGACCTCGATCTGTTCCATGCGCGCAATCCGACCGCGCAGGCAAACAGGAAATCCGGCGTCGCCGACGCCGAGGAATAG
- a CDS encoding YceD family protein: MKDDELRSPVSFVANVARLPQKGLPVLVEADERQREALAAEYELLSVENYRAELLVASWKRNGVKVTGRVEADITQACIVTLDPVTAHIDEPVEALFLPEQSKLGREGFEGGGEMILDADGPDSPEIFSGDTIDVGALAEQFFGLAIDPYPRKPGASLDVAGDDQSEESEFQKKLRSLLGKS; encoded by the coding sequence ATGAAAGACGACGAATTGCGCAGCCCTGTATCCTTTGTCGCCAATGTCGCACGGCTGCCGCAAAAGGGCCTGCCTGTCCTGGTCGAGGCCGATGAGCGCCAGCGCGAGGCGCTTGCCGCCGAATACGAACTGCTTTCGGTCGAAAACTATCGCGCCGAACTGCTTGTGGCCTCCTGGAAGCGCAATGGCGTCAAGGTCACCGGTCGCGTCGAGGCCGACATCACGCAGGCCTGCATCGTCACGCTCGATCCGGTCACCGCGCATATCGACGAGCCCGTCGAGGCGCTGTTTCTGCCCGAGCAGTCGAAGCTTGGGCGCGAGGGTTTCGAGGGCGGCGGCGAGATGATCCTCGACGCCGACGGACCGGACAGTCCGGAAATATTTTCCGGCGACACCATCGATGTCGGCGCGCTGGCCGAACAGTTTTTCGGCCTGGCGATCGACCCCTATCCGCGCAAGCCGGGAGCCTCGCTCGACGTCGCCGGCGACGATCAATCCGAAGAAAGCGAATTCCAGAAAAAGCTGCGTTCGCTGCTCGGAAAATCCTGA
- a CDS encoding integration host factor subunit alpha has product MGGKTLTRADLAEAVYRKVGLSRTESAELVEAVLDEICEAIVRGETVKLSSFATFHVRSKNERIGRNPKTGEEVPILPRRVMTFKSSNVLKSRILRSHQNSKGKGGK; this is encoded by the coding sequence ATGGGGGGAAAGACACTTACGCGTGCCGACCTTGCTGAAGCCGTTTACCGGAAGGTTGGCTTGTCGCGAACTGAATCGGCGGAGCTCGTCGAGGCTGTCCTCGATGAGATCTGCGAGGCAATCGTCCGCGGCGAGACGGTGAAGCTGTCGTCCTTCGCCACCTTCCATGTCCGTTCCAAGAACGAGCGCATCGGCCGCAACCCCAAGACGGGCGAGGAAGTGCCGATCCTGCCGCGCCGGGTGATGACGTTCAAATCGTCGAACGTGCTCAAGAGCCGGATCCTGCGCTCGCATCAGAACAGCAAGGGCAAGGGCGGCAAATAG
- a CDS encoding beta-ketoacyl-ACP synthase III, translating into MIRSVVRGNGAALPRRIMKNADFEGMVETSDEWIVQRTGIRQRHVAADDETTASLGEAAARAALDSAGMTPADIDLIILATSTPNNTFPATAVEIQNRLGMHHGFAFDMQAVCSGFVYAVATADLYIRGGLAKRVLVIGSETFSRILDWSDRSTCVLFGDGAGALVLEAADGAGAITDRGVLAASLRSDGVHKDKLFVDGGPSTTGTVGHLRMEGREVFKHAVGMITDVIEATFSEAGITAEDLDWFVPHQANKRIIDASAKKLGIAEQKVVVTVDLHGNTSAASVPLALSVAVADGRIKKGDLVLLEAMGGGFTWGAVLLRW; encoded by the coding sequence TTGATCAGATCAGTCGTGCGCGGCAACGGTGCCGCGCTGCCCCGCCGCATCATGAAGAATGCCGACTTCGAAGGCATGGTCGAAACCTCGGACGAGTGGATCGTTCAGCGCACCGGCATTCGCCAACGCCACGTCGCGGCCGACGACGAGACGACAGCCTCGCTTGGCGAGGCGGCGGCGCGCGCGGCGCTGGACAGCGCCGGCATGACGCCCGCCGATATCGACCTCATCATCCTGGCGACCTCGACGCCCAACAACACGTTCCCGGCGACCGCTGTCGAAATCCAGAACCGGCTCGGCATGCATCATGGCTTTGCCTTCGATATGCAGGCCGTCTGCTCGGGCTTCGTTTATGCGGTCGCCACCGCCGACCTTTATATCCGGGGCGGCCTGGCCAAACGCGTCCTGGTGATCGGTTCGGAAACATTCTCGCGCATCCTCGACTGGAGCGACCGCTCGACCTGCGTGCTGTTCGGCGACGGCGCCGGCGCGCTGGTTCTGGAAGCGGCAGACGGAGCGGGCGCGATTACCGATCGCGGCGTGCTGGCGGCGAGCCTGCGTTCGGATGGCGTGCACAAGGACAAGCTCTTCGTCGACGGCGGTCCTTCTACCACGGGAACCGTCGGTCATCTGAGGATGGAAGGCCGTGAAGTGTTCAAGCATGCCGTCGGCATGATCACCGATGTCATCGAGGCGACCTTCAGCGAGGCCGGCATAACAGCCGAGGACCTCGACTGGTTCGTGCCGCATCAGGCCAATAAACGGATTATTGACGCTTCCGCCAAGAAGCTCGGGATTGCCGAGCAGAAAGTGGTGGTCACCGTCGATTTACACGGTAACACCTCGGCTGCCTCGGTGCCGCTCGCTTTGTCGGTGGCCGTCGCGGATGGCCGCATCAAGAAGGGCGACCTTGTGCTTCTCGAGGCGATGGGTGGAGGTTTCACCTGGGGCGCGGTATTGCTCCGCTGGTAA